One stretch of Punica granatum isolate Tunisia-2019 chromosome 5, ASM765513v2, whole genome shotgun sequence DNA includes these proteins:
- the LOC116209116 gene encoding serine/arginine repetitive matrix protein 1-like — protein MGCCVSSHNNGTKATATSASASWKQRRSPAKPSRAPLPPSMEEETVKEVLSETPTPKPPIHLVPASPTRQPQNPEPQQKKPPPPPSLPVFPEPLLLSQKAEIGVVKGKEDGSDRRLEELMPKPAAEEISEEVSDICSLSESVSISTATNLTDDSGVHHQGHRGAYRSPAKIQSSRAARSLSGEMGARRVDHTAQSQYRRSDQSPRRRNAGPVRPIQGGEPNRARSVPRRRERDPGESSARRSRSPAMTRVENHGSGGTRSGVGRSPSARKTNPSPGRVRGDPNERRSRDLDGNNGKGGNLLGLDSKQPDGDESLENPLVSLECFIFL, from the coding sequence ATGGGTTGCTGCGTGAGCTCCCATAACAATGGGACGAAGGCGACGGCGACCTCTGCTTCCGCTTCTTGGAAGCAGAGGAGATCTCCGGCCAAGCCCAGCAGAGCTCCGCTTCCTCCGTCAATGGAGGAAGAGACGGTGAAGGAAGTCCTCTCTGAAACCCCAACCCCTAAGCCCCCCATTCACCTCGTCCCTGCCTCTCCCACGCGTCAGCCGCAAAACCCAGAACCCCAGCAGAAGAAGCCGCCTCCCCCGCCGTCGCTGCCGGTCTTCCCGGAGCCGCTTCTGCTTAGCCAGAAAGCCGAGATAGGTGTCGTTAAGGGGAAGGAGGACGGGTCGGACCGGCGGCTCGAAGAACTGATGCCGAAGCCGGCGGCGGAGGAGATCTCGGAGGAGGTATCGGACATTTGCAGCCTGAGCGAGAGCGTGAGCATCTCCACGGCCACGAATCTCACCGACGACAGCGGGGTCCACCACCAGGGCCACCGGGGGGCCTACAGATCACCGGCCAAGATCCAGTCATCCCGGGCGGCCCGCTCATTGTCCGGCGAAATGGGGGCTCGGAGGGTCGACCATACCGCTCAGTCGCAGTACCGGAGGTCAGACCAGTCGCCCCGCCGGAGGAACGCAGGGCCGGTCAGGCCAATCCAGGGCGGGGAGCCGAATCGGGCGAGGAGCGTCCCCCGGAGGCGGGAGCGGGACCCGGGTGAGAGCTCGGCGAGGCGGTCCAGGTCTCCGGCGATGACCCGGGTTGAGAATCATGGCTCGGGCGGTACCAGATCGGGGGTCGGCCGTAGCCCCTCGGCCAGGAAGACCAACCCGTCACCGGGTCGGGTCAGGGGCGACCCGAATGAGAGGAGAAGCAGAGATCTCGACGGCAACAATGGCAAAGGCGGCAACCTCCTCGGCCTGGACAGTAAGCAGCCCGACGGCGACGAGTCCCTCGAGAACCCACTGGTTTCTCTGGAGTGTTTCATATTCTTGTGA